In one Drosophila pseudoobscura strain MV-25-SWS-2005 chromosome X, UCI_Dpse_MV25, whole genome shotgun sequence genomic region, the following are encoded:
- the AcCoAS gene encoding acetyl-coenzyme A synthetase, protein MPAEKSIYDPNPAISQNAYISSFEEYKKFYQESLDNPAEFWSRVAKQFHWETPADQEKFLQYNFNISKGPIYIKWMEGASTNICYNLLDRNVRNGLGDQIAYYWEGNHPDDYSRGLTYRKLLEEVCRFANVLKDHGIRKGDRVSIYMPMILELPIAMLACARIGAVHSIVFAGFSPDSLAERMFDCKAKLLITADGAWRGEKPLYLKALCDTALEKVEELGHSVEKCIVVSHLKRVTPCQDNHVEEEIPWTDDRDYWWHEEMEDKEPACYPEWMDAEDPLFMLYTSGSTGKPKGVLHTTAGYLLYAATTFKIVFDYKPGDIYWCTADVGWITGHTYVVYGPLANGATSVIFEGTPFFPGNDRYWSVIDKYKVTQFYTAPTAIRALMKFGEGPVLKHNLSGLKVLGSVGEPINPEAWLWYYRYIGKEQCSIVDTFWQTETGGHVITPLPGATPMKPGSASFPFFGVKPILLDECGIEIKGEGEGYLVFSQPWPGMMRTLYNNHERFEDTYFSKFPGYYCTGDGARRDADDYLWITGRVDDMLNVSGHLMSTAEVESVLTEHPRVAESAVVSRPHPVKGECLYCFITPNENEPFDQKLISDLKKMVRERIGPFAQPDVIQNAPGLPKTRSGKIMRRVLRKIAVNDRNVGDTSTLADEQIVEQLFANRPVEAK, encoded by the exons ATGCCAGCGGAAAAATCAATATACGATCCGAATCCGGCCATCAGCCAAAACGCTTACATATCCAGCTTCGAGGAGTACAAGAAGTTCTACCAGGAGTCCCTCGACAATCCTGCAGAGTTCTGGTCCCGTGTGGCCAAGCAGTTCCACTGGGAGACGCCCGCCGATCAGGAAAAGTTTCTCCAATACAACTTCAACATCTCCAAGGGACCCATTTACATTAAGTGGATGGAGGGTGCCTCGACCAATATCTGCTACAATCTCCTCGATCGCAACGTCCGCAACGGATTGGGCGACCAGATCGCCTACTATTG GGAGGGCAACCACCCCGACGACTACTCGCGCGGGCTCACCTACCGCAAACTGTTGGAGGAGGTCTGCCGCTTCGCGAACGTGCTGAAGGACCATGGCATCAGGAAGGGCGATCGCGTGTCCATCTACATGCCCATGATCTTGGAGCTGCCCATTGCCATGCTGGCCTGTGCCCGCATCGGGGCGGTGCACTCGATTGTGTTCGCCGGCTTCTCGCCGGACTCCCTGGCGGAGCGGATGTTCGACTGCAAGGCCAAGCTGCTGATAACGGCCGACGGGGCCTGGCGCGGGGAGAAGCCGCTGTACCTGAAGGCCCTTTGCGACACGGCGCTGGAGAAGGTCGAGGAGTTGGGCCACTCCGTGGAGAAGTGCATTGTGGTGTCGCACCTCAAGCGGGTGACGCCCTGCCAGGATAACCATGTGGAGGAGGAGATACCATGGACCGATGATCGCGACTACTGGTGGCACGAGGAGATGGAGGACAAGGAGCCGGCTTGCTATCCCGAGTGGATGGACGCCGAGGATCCGCTCTTCATGCTCTACACAAGCGGGTCCACCGGCAAGCCCAAGGGTGTTCTCCACACCACCGCCGGCTATCTGCTGTACGCAGCCACCACTTTCAAGATCGTCTTCGACTACAAGCCGGGCGATATCTACTGGTGCACTGCTGACGTGGGCTGGATCACTGGACACACCTACGTGGTGTACGGGCCCCTGGCCAACGGTGCCACTTCAGTTATT TTCGAGGGCACTCCCTTCTTTCCCGGAAACGATCGGTACTGGAGTGTCATTGACAAGTACAAGGTCACGCAGTTCTATACCGCCCCCACGGCCATTCGTGCTCTGATGAAGTTCGGCGAGGGACCGGTCCTCAAGCACAACTTAAGTGGTCTCAA AGTTTTGGGCAGCGTTGGGGAGCCTATCAATCCGGAGGCCTGGCTCTGGTACTATCGATACATTGGCAAGGAGCAGTGCTCCATTGTGGACACCTTCTGGCAGACGGAAACTGGCGGTCATGTCATCACACCTCTGCCAGGTGCCACGCCCATGAAGCCGGGATCAGCT TCGTTCCCATTCTTTGGTGTCAAGCCCATTCTGCTGGATGAGTGCGGCATTGAGATCAaaggcgagggcgagggctaCTTGGTGTTCTCTCAGCCCTGGCCAGGCATGATGCGCACTTTGTACAACAATCACGAGCGCTTCGAGGACACCTACTTCTCGAAATTCCCTGGCTACTATTGCACTGGTGATG GTGCTCGTCGCGATGCTGATGATTATCTATGGATCACTGGCCGTGTCGACGACATGTTGAACGTGTCGGGACATCTCATGTCCACTGCCGAGGTGGAGTCCGTGCTCACCGAGCATCCACGCGTGGCCGAGTCCGCTGTAGTTTCGCGTCCGCATCCGGTGAAGGGCGAATGCCTTTACTGTTTCATCACGCCCAATGAGAACGAACCCTTCGATCAGAAGCTTATCTCGGATCTGAAAAAGATGGTGCGCGAGCGCATTGGGCCGTTTGCCCAGCCCGATGTTATCCAGAATGCCCCTGGCTTGCCCAAGACCCGCTCCGGCAAAATAATGCGCCGTGTGCTCCGCAAGATTGCCGTAAACGATCGCAACGTGGGCGACACTTCGACCCTGGCTGATGAGCAGATTGTGGAGCAGCTGTTTGCCAATCGTCCCGTGGAGGCCAAGTAG
- the LOC4813802 gene encoding uncharacterized protein, which produces MYPHSIKNFPSLKTAVVWASVLGVVQSIIWIGLTITAICAYNCVLYITDDFNFGTMIKTVFFDLYFKGSCKMSTADYQNYDYGILKNVETVFDPSQVLIWDCFYLGISVCWLIVSIVLLLCVRKDNAKLSLIAIAHWAFFVAVICCMDVASGVIFGIDYGRFQATALTYNANTINAEPVLPMASTLMAGGVAAISMMIISFKGFILWFINVGLLIYLSMRATRIATDKDSEDTLFNPRKDSNDILTTRTPIRAYEEEKVEFQAYNNAGYMPDNRSSAETIEVNEQAIVRAAHMSLDANLMDRRFRDINAFQQYPAPNPQDSRPLRQTSLVPRQETVVVATSGFPMPDYTPQPSPSGILRHPQY; this is translated from the exons ATGTATCCGCACAGCATCAAGAATTTTCCCTCCCTCAAGACGGCCGTTGTATGGGCCAGTGTTCTCGGAGTG GTGCAGTCCATCATCTGGATAGGATTGACCATCACAGCAATATGCGCCTACAACTGTGTCCTCTATATAACTGATGACTTCAACTTTGGCACCATGATCAAGACGGTCTTCTTCGATTTGTACTTCAAGGGGAGCTGTAAAATGAGTACTGCCGACTATCAGAACTACGATTATGGCATTCTGAAGAATGTCGAAACCGTATTCGATCCATCGCAGGTATTAATTTGGGACTGCTTCTACCTGGGCATTTCTGTCTGCTGGCTCATCGTTTCGATTGTGCTCTTACTAT GTGTACGCAAAGATAATGCCAAACTATCCCTGATCGCCATCGCACACTGGGCCTTCTTTGTGGCCGTCATCTGCTGCATGGATGTGGCCTCTGGCGTGATCTTTGGCATTGACTACGGCCGCTTCCAGGCGACAGCCCTGACCTACAATGCCAACACCATCAACGCTGAGCCCGTCCTGCCAATGGCTTCCACCCTGATGGCCGGCGGTGTGGCGGCCATTTCGATGATGATCATATCCTTCAAGGGCTTCATTCTGTGGTTCATCAACGTTGGACTGCTCATCTACCTCTCGATGCGAGCCACGCGCATTGCCACCGATAAGGATAGTGAG GATACTTTGTTCAATCCCCGCAAGGATTCCAATGATATTCTGACCACCCGGACCCCCATTCGTGCCTACGAAGAAGAAAA AGTAGAATTTCAGGCCTACAACAATGCAGGTTACATGCCGGATAATCGATCATCGGCCGAAACCATTGAGGTGAACGAGCAGGCAATCGTTCGAGCGGCTCATATGTCGCTCGATGCCAATCTTATGGATCGCCGGTTCCGCGACATCAATGCCTTCCAACAGTACCCAGCTCCGAATCCGCAGGACAGCCGTCCTCTGCGACAGACTTCGCTAGTGCCCAGGCAGGAGACTGTGGTTGTGGCCACGTCCGGCTTCCCCATGCCGGACTACACCCCACAGCCGAGTCCGAGTGGCATTCTGCGTCATCCCCAGTATTAG
- the Eip78C gene encoding ecdysone-induced protein 78C isoform X3, with product MVNAVRYGRVPKRSRELNGAGSTAGGSGATSTSGCPLLAGAPLNVDDSTVNNLHTNQLQPQQQQQQQQQQQQILQQQPPHVNSVRVKTPSTPQTPQMCSIASSPSELGGCNSATNNNNNNNGSNASGGSGVGVGVVVVGGHQQMGVGAHTDVGGHQVTMCHDGMAGTANELTVYDVIVCVSQAHRLNCSYTEELTRELMRRPVTVPQNGIATTVAESLEFQKIWLWQQFSARVTPGVQRIVEFAKRVPGFCDFTQDDQLILIKLGFFEVWLTHVARLINDTTLTLDDGAYLTRQQLEILYDTDFVNALLNFANTLNAYGLSDTEIGLFSAMVLLASDRTGLSEPKVIGRARELVAEALRVQILRSRAGSPQALQLMPALEAKIPELRSLGAKHFSHLDWLRMNWTKLRLPPLFAEIFDIPKADDEL from the exons CTGTACGTTATGGTCGCGTTCCCAAGCGATCCCGTGAGTTGAACGGAGCAGGGTCCACTGCAGGAGGATCTGGAGCCACTTCCACATCTGGATGCCCTTTGTTGGCCGGTGCGCCGCTAAATGTGGATGATTCCACGGTGaacaatttgcatacaaatcaactgcagccacagcaacagcaacaacaacaacagcaacagcaacaaatattacagcagcagccgccgcacgTGAACAGCGTCCGTGTGAAGACACCGAGTACACCACAAACGCCACAAATGTGTTCGATTGCCTCCTCGCCATCGGAGCTGGGCGGTTGCAATAgtgccaccaacaacaataacaacaacaacggcagcaaTGCCAGCGGGGGTAgcggcgtgggcgtgggcgttgTAGTTGTCGGCGGACACCAGCAAATGGGCGTGGGTGCCCATACCGATGTCGGTGGCCATCAGGTGACCATGTGCCACGACGGCATGGCCGGCACGGCCAACGAGCTGACAGTCTACGATGTGATCGTTTGCGTCTCGCAGGCGCATCGCCTCAACTGCTCCTACACGGAGGAGCTGACGCGGGAACTGATGCGACGTCCAGTGACGGTGCCACAGAATGGC ATTGCCACCACAGTAGCGGAGAGCCTGGAGTTTCAGAAGATCTGGCTCTGGCAGCAATTCTCGGCCAGGGTGACGCCCGGCGTCCAGCGGATTGTGGAGTTTGCGAAACGCGTACCTGGCTTCTGTGATTTCACGCAAGATGACCAGCTGATCCTGATTAAACTGGGCTTCTTCGAGGTTTGGCTCACCCATGTGGCGCGTCTCATCAACGACACGACTCTGACGCTAGACGATGGCGCCTATCTGACACGCCAGCAGCTGGAGATACTCTATGAT ACCGACTTTGTCAATGCCTTGCTGAACTTTGCCAATACGCTGAATGCCTACGGGCTGAGCGACACCGAGATCGGCCTATTTTCGGCCATGGTGCTGCTGGCctcggaccggaccggactcAGTGAGCCGAAGGTGATTGGACGGGCTCGGGAGCTGGTGGCCGAGGCGCTACGGGTTCAGATCCTGCGCTCCCGGGCCGGATCCCCACAGGCGCTACAGCTGATGCCCGCGCTGGAGGCTAAGATCCCCGAACTGCGCTCGCTGGGGGCCAAGCACTTCTCCCATCTAGACTGGCTACGGATGAACTGGACCAAGCTGCGACTGCCCCCGCTCTTCGCGGAGATCTTCGATATACCCAAGGCCGACGACGAGCTGTAG
- the Eip78C gene encoding ecdysone-induced protein 78C isoform X4: MTVRYGRVPKRSRELNGAGSTAGGSGATSTSGCPLLAGAPLNVDDSTVNNLHTNQLQPQQQQQQQQQQQQILQQQPPHVNSVRVKTPSTPQTPQMCSIASSPSELGGCNSATNNNNNNNGSNASGGSGVGVGVVVVGGHQQMGVGAHTDVGGHQVTMCHDGMAGTANELTVYDVIVCVSQAHRLNCSYTEELTRELMRRPVTVPQNGIATTVAESLEFQKIWLWQQFSARVTPGVQRIVEFAKRVPGFCDFTQDDQLILIKLGFFEVWLTHVARLINDTTLTLDDGAYLTRQQLEILYDTDFVNALLNFANTLNAYGLSDTEIGLFSAMVLLASDRTGLSEPKVIGRARELVAEALRVQILRSRAGSPQALQLMPALEAKIPELRSLGAKHFSHLDWLRMNWTKLRLPPLFAEIFDIPKADDEL, from the exons CTGTACGTTATGGTCGCGTTCCCAAGCGATCCCGTGAGTTGAACGGAGCAGGGTCCACTGCAGGAGGATCTGGAGCCACTTCCACATCTGGATGCCCTTTGTTGGCCGGTGCGCCGCTAAATGTGGATGATTCCACGGTGaacaatttgcatacaaatcaactgcagccacagcaacagcaacaacaacaacagcaacagcaacaaatattacagcagcagccgccgcacgTGAACAGCGTCCGTGTGAAGACACCGAGTACACCACAAACGCCACAAATGTGTTCGATTGCCTCCTCGCCATCGGAGCTGGGCGGTTGCAATAgtgccaccaacaacaataacaacaacaacggcagcaaTGCCAGCGGGGGTAgcggcgtgggcgtgggcgttgTAGTTGTCGGCGGACACCAGCAAATGGGCGTGGGTGCCCATACCGATGTCGGTGGCCATCAGGTGACCATGTGCCACGACGGCATGGCCGGCACGGCCAACGAGCTGACAGTCTACGATGTGATCGTTTGCGTCTCGCAGGCGCATCGCCTCAACTGCTCCTACACGGAGGAGCTGACGCGGGAACTGATGCGACGTCCAGTGACGGTGCCACAGAATGGC ATTGCCACCACAGTAGCGGAGAGCCTGGAGTTTCAGAAGATCTGGCTCTGGCAGCAATTCTCGGCCAGGGTGACGCCCGGCGTCCAGCGGATTGTGGAGTTTGCGAAACGCGTACCTGGCTTCTGTGATTTCACGCAAGATGACCAGCTGATCCTGATTAAACTGGGCTTCTTCGAGGTTTGGCTCACCCATGTGGCGCGTCTCATCAACGACACGACTCTGACGCTAGACGATGGCGCCTATCTGACACGCCAGCAGCTGGAGATACTCTATGAT ACCGACTTTGTCAATGCCTTGCTGAACTTTGCCAATACGCTGAATGCCTACGGGCTGAGCGACACCGAGATCGGCCTATTTTCGGCCATGGTGCTGCTGGCctcggaccggaccggactcAGTGAGCCGAAGGTGATTGGACGGGCTCGGGAGCTGGTGGCCGAGGCGCTACGGGTTCAGATCCTGCGCTCCCGGGCCGGATCCCCACAGGCGCTACAGCTGATGCCCGCGCTGGAGGCTAAGATCCCCGAACTGCGCTCGCTGGGGGCCAAGCACTTCTCCCATCTAGACTGGCTACGGATGAACTGGACCAAGCTGCGACTGCCCCCGCTCTTCGCGGAGATCTTCGATATACCCAAGGCCGACGACGAGCTGTAG
- the LOC6900873 gene encoding inositol monophosphatase 1, translating to MFLIKLKRIITPKTAPFCFYNANAAKHHTMGDNVDLEKCFEVISNVVTEAGRLIARNNETRQEFVCKSGDIDLVTQTDKDVEKLLMDVVRRHFPDHKFIGEEESSTGAGVNKLTDAPTWIIDPVDGTMNFVHAFPHSCISVGLKVNKVTEIGMVYNPILEQLFTARRGHGAFYNGRRIRVSGQQELGKALVTSEFGTTRDEAKMEVVNENFAKMAKQVHGLRVLGSAALNMCMVALGAADANYEFGIHAWDVCAGDLIVREAGGVVIDPAGGEFDIMSRRVLAAASPKLAQDISKVLTQFYPQPRDD from the exons ATGttcctaattaaattaaaacgaATTATAACGCCGAAAACAGCTCCATTCTGTTTCTACAACGCGAACGCGGCGAAACACCACACAATGGGCGATAACGTGGACTTGGAGAAGTGCTTCGAAGTCATTAGCAACGTCGTGACAGAGGCTGGACGC CTGATTGCCCGCAACAATGAGACGCGTCAAGAGTTTGTGTGCAAGAGTGGAGATATTGACTTGGTCACCCAGACGGACAAGGATGTGGAGAAGCTCCTAATGGATGTCGTTCGTCGGCACTTTCCCGACCACAA GTTTATTGGCGAGGAGGAGAGCAGCACTGGAGCCGGTGTTAACAAGCTTACCGATGCGCCCACCTGGATCATTGATCCTGTGGATGGTACCATGAATTTTGTTCATGCTTTTCCCCATTCATGCATCTCGGTCGGTCTGAAGGTTAACAAGGTAACGGAGATCGGCATGGTGTACAATCCCATACTGGAGCAGCTCTTCACAGCCCGTCGCGGTCATGGCGCCTTCTACAACGGACGTCGGATCCGTGTGAGTGGCCAGCAGGAGCTGGGCAAGGCTCTGGTTACCAGTGAGTTCGGAACCACTCGCGACGAGGCCAAAATGGAGGTGGTTAACGAAAATTTCGCCAAGATGGCCAAGCAAGTACACGG TTTGCGCGTCCTGGGCTCTGCTGCCCTGAACATGTGCATGGTGGCTCTGGGCGCCGCAGATGCCAATTACGAGTTTGGCATCCATGCCTGGGATGTGTGTGCCGGCGACTTGATAGTGCGCGAGGCGGGCGGCGTTGTTATTGATCCCGCTGGCGGAGAGTTTGACATTATGTCACGTCGTGTTCTGGCCGCCGCCTCGCCCAAGCTGGCCCAGGATATTTCAAAGGTGCTCACTCAGTTCTATCCCCAGCCTCGTGACGACTAG
- the LOC4813681 gene encoding neurofilament heavy polypeptide encodes MADQDEKKNDSKETPRPTNAATEFGLEDHIATQQDPRVAALKKADDARRLSTQSGRSVRRATSQHRAPVTPQPQVAITPTLQTESVPVTEPESQSMSPLPHYESRIEPQPHSDKQPYNAATDFGLEDTRATAQDPRVERIMKSERRPKATKERVSQSQSRLQSQPVSQADIQRQPLIVQPAEAKQKAEPSPPSPPSPPSPTSPPSPAAPPLEKKEAALEATQPKPENPNIPAPPLRPEDVRMPPPTIYSSGCVTGACPLPGRGQPRGKTTCSPACGLPCRSNPIDEWKDPEDEPDNNKRVNTDYTIDPSKEFTRTRTSTKPLPDKSENVSTEANDVPATKKPLMHKEVSESHIAGTATPKPYEKGSLENSGSDMALTETPSLTELFKVASKQVKAAGVMALEANKVRQEYTTKKHDHDILTRTDNEVEEKFIREMSARYPNHKFIGEEAISKTDTGQVELTDEPTWIIDPIDGTMNYVHRFPYYCISVALIINKQPEFGIIYNPPMNEMYTARRGKGAYLNDSPIRTSGQKSLEHSLVLQEYSTGINEDRNTIVLSNTERLLKKTHAMRSIGSSAMGLAMVASGVADAFYYFGLHIWHMAAGVILVQEAGGVVIDPAGGELDLMSRRCLAAASMPLARELSDQLDQSYPSPRDDQPISKTPKVETKDFIAQTDFTDSSDSLVSSSESPTQSKPPVTANQ; translated from the exons ATGGCTGACCAAGACGAGAAGAAAAATGACAGTAAAGAAACCCCACGGCCCACGAATGCAGCCACAGAATTTGGTCTGGAGGACCATATAGCCACACAGCAGGATCCACGAGTGGCGGCTCTGAAAAAGGCTGACGACGCGCGGCGACTGTCGACGCAGAGTGGCAGATCGGTCAGGCGTGCTACGTCTCAGCATAGAGCTCCAGTAACGCCCCAGCCTCAAGTTGCGATTACCCCAACACTGCAAACCGAATCTGTGCCAGTGACCGAACCTGAATCGCAGTCAATGTCTCCGCTTCCTCATTATGAATCTCGGATAGAACCACAGCCCCATTCCGATAAGCAGCCCTACAATGCTGCCACGGATTTCGGCTTGGAGGACACTAGAGCCACAGCTCAGGATCCTAGGGTGGAGCGCATCATGAAATCCGAGCGAAGGCCAAAG GCAACTAAGGAACGTGTATCGCAGTCACAGTCACGGCTGCAATCACAGCCGGTATCACAGGCGGATATACAGAGACAACCACTGATAGTGCAGCCGGCAGAAGCAAAACAGAAAGCGGAACCTTCACCCCCTTCGCCACCTTCACCACCTTCACCAACTTCACCACCTTCACCAGCTGCACCCCCtttggaaaaaaaagaagctgCGTTAGAAGCTACACAACCGAAGCCAGAAAATCCCAATATACCTGCACCACCTCTGAGGCCGGAGGACGTGCGAATGCCACCGCCCACAATTTATAGTAGTGGCTGTGTTACGGGTGCTTGTCCTCTGCCAGGAAGAGGACAGCCACGCGGTAAGACGACTTGCAGCCCGGCTTGTGGTCTGCCATGTAGGAGTAATCCGATAGATGAATGGAAAGACCCGGAGGATGAACCGGATAACAACAAGAGGGTTAACACCGACTATACCATCGATCCGTCGAAGGAGTTTACTCGGACAAGGACAAGCACTAAACCCCTGCCAGATAAGAGTGAAAATGTTAGTACAGAAGCTAATGATGTACCAGCGACAAAGAAACCGCTAATGCATAAAGAAGTTAGTGAAAGCCATATAGCGGGGACAGCAACACCAAAACCGTATGAAAAAGGTTCTCTAGAAAATAGTGGAAGTGATATGGCGTTGACAGAGACACCCTCTCTGACTGAGCTCTTCAAGGTGGCCAGCAAACAGGTGAAGGCGGCGGGTGTCATGGCGCTGGAAGCGAACAAGGTTAGGCAGGAGTACACAACCAAAAAGCATGACCACGATATCCTGACCCGCACCGATAACGAGGTGGAGGAGAAGTTCATACGAGAGATGAGCGCGCGGTATCCAAACCACAA ATTCATTGGTGAGGAGGCCATATCCAAGACAGATACTGGCCAGGTGGAGCTCACAGATGAACCTACCTGGATCATCGACCCTATTGATGGTACGATGAACTACGTGCACCGCTTTCCCTACTACTGCATCTCAGTGGCTCTGATAATCAATAAGCAGCCCGAGTTCGGTATCATTTACAATCCACCCATGAACGAAATGTACACGGCCCGTAGAGGAAAGGGCGCTTACCTGAATGATTCGCCCATCAGGACAAGCGGGCAGAAGAGTCTGGAGCATTCCCTCGTCCTACAGGAGTACAGCACGGGAATAAACGAAGATCGCAATACGATTGTCCTCAGCAATACCGAGCGTCTGCTCAAGAAGACCCATGC GATGCGTTCCATTGGCTCCTCGGCCATGGGCCTGGCCATGGTTGCCTCGGGAGTTGCCGATGCATTCTACTACTTTGGTCTGCACATCTGGCATATGGCAGCGGGCGTGATCCTGGTTCAGGAAGCCGGTGGAGTCGTTATCGATCCTGCCGGTGGTGAGCTGGACCTCATGTCCAGGCGCTGTCTAGCAGCCGCCTCCATGCCCTTGGCCAGAGAATTATCCGATCAGTTGGACCAAAGCTATCCCTCACCACGCGACGACCAGCCAATATCCAAAACCCCGAAAGTCGAGACTAAAGATTTTATCGCACAAACTGACTTTACCGACTCATCCGATTCCCTAGTCTCGAGTAGTGAGTCGCCGACCCAATCTAAACCACCAGTGACTGCTAACCAATAA
- the ppl gene encoding glycine cleavage system H protein, mitochondrial: MVFITKFARIGVQAARQLRAAPLVTSQWRSFHITSMLDKERRYTDKHEWVELLDANKAIVGISSYAQEALGDVVFAQLPEPGTDLNQDDECGALESVKAASEVYSPVSGKVTEKNAEVEDTPALVNSSCYDKGWLFKVDLKNPTEYEKLMTEEQYSAFVKSSGEH; the protein is encoded by the exons ATGGTTTTCATAACAAAATTCGCGCGGATTGGTGTCCAGGCGGCCCGCCAGCTGCGTGCCGCGCCCCTGGTTACATCTCAGTGGCGTAGTTTCCACATAACCAGCATGCTGGACAAAG AACGCCGCTACACAGACAAGCACGAATGGGTTGAGCTCCTGGACGCCAACAAGGCCATCGTTGGCATTTCTAGCTATGCCCAGGAGGCATTGGGCGACGTGGTCTTTGCCCAGCTGCCGGAGCCAGGAACAGATCTTAACCAGGACGACGAATGCGGTGCCCTGGAGAGTGTGAAGGCTGCCAGCGAAGTGTATTCGCCCGTGAGCGGCAAGGTGACCGAGAAGAATGCCGAAGTAGAGGACACGCCGGCTCTGGTCAACAGCAGCTGCTATGACAAAG GCTGGCTCTTTAAGGTGGATCTGAAGAATCCCACTGAATATGAGAAACTTATGACTGAAGAACAATACAGCGCATTTGTGAAAAGCAGCGGTGAACACTAG
- the LOC26534294 gene encoding peritrophin-48 gives MKSVRVNLGLLLLFICTVQGQAQKQDYPPCDSDSFCICRDHQVGDLLPDCDDCSGYIYCGLDVIQKLKCSQGEIFDSRLSACVPGTCPRRDCTNSVLFPMHPAKSPKCFNKDGVNLDIFCICNDHQVGALLPNCDDCSGYIYCGLDVVQKMNCSKGEIFDSSLSACVPGTCPRRDCTNTGNPGDPVTPAGCTNKEVNCSFHGQILPHGQHCRLFWTCVEDCPMLGFCELGMWFDREKFVCDYPYNVRNCPINQD, from the exons ATGAAGTCGG TTCGAGTTAACTTGggactcctgctcctgttcaTTTGCACGGTACAGGGCCAGGCCCAAAAACAGGACTATCCTCCTTGCGATTCGGAttctttttgcatttgcagggACCATCAGGTGGGCGATCTGCTGCCCGACTGCGATGACTGTTCAGGGTACATCTACTGCGGCCTGGACGTCATACAGAAGTTGAAATGCAGCCAGGGGGAGATCTTCGACAGCAGGCTCAGTGCCTGTGTGCCTGGAACGTGTCCTCGCAGAGATTGTACAAATAGCGTTCTATTTCCAATGCACCCAGCAAAGTCCCCTAAATGCTTCAACAAGGATGGGGTCAATTTGgatatattttgcatttgcaacgACCATCAGGTGGGCGCTTTGCTGCCCAACTGCGATGACTGTTCAGGGTACATCTACTGCGGACTGGACGTCGTACAGAAGATGAATTGCAGCAAGGGGGAGATCTTCGACAGCAGTCTCAGTGCCTGTGTGCCTGGAACGTGTCCTCGCAGAGATTGTACAAATACAGGAAATCCAGGAGACCCAGTTACACCAGCGGGCTGCACCAATAAGGAGGTGAACTGCAGCTTCCATGGCCAGATCCTGCCCCATGGCCAGCACTGCCGCTTATTCTGGACCTGCGTGGAGGACTGCCCCATGCTGGGTTTCTGCGAGCTGGGGATGTGGTTCGACCGGGAAAAATTCGTGTGTGATTACCCATATAATGTCAGGAACTGTCCGATCAATCAGGATTAG